A genomic segment from Idiomarina piscisalsi encodes:
- a CDS encoding FAD-dependent oxidoreductase yields the protein MNKNVYQFLDVQRIDPPKKAADERRIEFTEIYEPMSGVQLQGQADRCLDCGNPYCEWKCPVHNYIPQWLELANQGRVTEAAELMHKTNSLPEVCGRVCPQDRLCEGACTLNDGFGAVTIGSIEKQIVDEAFANGWRPDLSGVAQRVERVAVIGAGPAGLACADVLARNGVTATVYDRYPEIGGLLTYGIPPFKLDKSVMKLRREIFSEMGVEFKLGVTVGEDIEFSELLDQYDAVFLALGTYKALDGGLKGLEYNGVYPALPFLIGNTQTLMPHQPMSQYPHIDLKEQQVVVLGGGDTAMDCVRTSIRQGATSVTCAYRRDENNMPGSRREVENAKEEGGEFLYNVQPVEIEASESGQVTGVKMVKTALGQPDSDGRRRPEPVSGSEFSLSATAVIIAFGYQANPPEWLKKHNVELSDWGTVLTDSNREFAMQTSHPKIFAGGDMVRGADLVVTAIAEGRSAAEGMLDYFDQLSIKAS from the coding sequence ATGAATAAAAATGTGTATCAATTTCTCGACGTTCAGCGAATCGACCCGCCGAAAAAGGCCGCTGATGAGCGTCGCATTGAGTTTACTGAAATTTATGAGCCCATGTCGGGAGTGCAGTTGCAGGGGCAGGCAGACCGCTGTCTGGACTGCGGCAACCCGTATTGTGAATGGAAGTGTCCGGTTCATAACTACATTCCACAATGGCTGGAGTTAGCGAACCAGGGACGGGTAACCGAAGCCGCAGAGCTTATGCATAAAACCAATAGCCTGCCTGAGGTCTGTGGTCGTGTATGCCCGCAAGATAGGCTCTGCGAAGGGGCTTGCACACTTAACGATGGCTTCGGTGCTGTTACTATCGGCAGCATTGAAAAGCAAATTGTTGATGAGGCTTTTGCCAACGGCTGGCGACCCGACCTAAGCGGGGTTGCACAACGAGTGGAGCGAGTCGCTGTTATAGGTGCAGGTCCTGCCGGTTTGGCTTGTGCCGATGTACTGGCTCGTAACGGTGTTACTGCAACGGTGTATGACCGTTACCCTGAAATTGGCGGGTTGCTGACGTATGGAATTCCACCGTTTAAGCTCGATAAATCGGTCATGAAGTTGCGTCGCGAGATATTCAGCGAAATGGGCGTCGAGTTTAAGTTGGGCGTAACGGTTGGCGAAGACATTGAGTTTTCTGAGCTACTGGATCAATACGATGCGGTGTTTTTGGCGTTAGGTACTTATAAAGCACTGGATGGCGGCTTAAAAGGGCTAGAGTATAACGGCGTGTATCCGGCATTGCCGTTTCTTATTGGCAATACGCAAACCCTCATGCCTCATCAACCGATGTCGCAGTACCCACATATTGATCTTAAAGAACAGCAAGTGGTGGTGCTGGGCGGTGGTGACACCGCAATGGACTGTGTACGCACCTCAATAAGGCAAGGTGCAACGTCGGTGACTTGCGCTTACCGACGCGACGAAAACAATATGCCGGGCTCGCGTCGTGAGGTGGAAAATGCCAAAGAAGAGGGCGGAGAGTTTTTATATAACGTTCAGCCAGTGGAAATAGAAGCCAGCGAATCTGGGCAGGTTACTGGTGTGAAAATGGTGAAAACCGCATTAGGACAGCCTGACAGTGACGGCCGCAGACGACCTGAGCCTGTTTCAGGCTCTGAGTTTTCTTTATCGGCAACAGCGGTGATCATTGCTTTTGGTTACCAGGCGAACCCACCTGAGTGGCTGAAGAAGCATAATGTTGAACTGAGCGACTGGGGCACAGTGTTAACCGACTCTAACCGAGAGTTCGCTATGCAAACCAGTCACCCCAAAATTTTTGCCGGCGGCGATATGGTGCGCGGCGCTGACTTGGTTGTTACCGCAATTGCCGAAGGCCGCTCCGCCGCCGAGGGAATGCTCGATTACTTCGACCAACTGTCAATAAAGGCCTCGTAG
- a CDS encoding SDR family oxidoreductase, with protein MQTLLLGYGDIAQRTGRLLVAEGHRVTGLCRHPDNKPVIDGVQLVAGDYDNEQDLRQLFDTQWDAVVVTLTPSSSGSQRYHDGYVVPCRHLQQVLAQSGQQPYIIYVSSTGVYAQENGEWIDETSETAPTSESGKALLQAESLIGSLPTQTTILRCSGIYGKGRDYLLKQLIAGNMSLRDSWTNRIHQDDVAGFIHALLTDIENPQPLYLVSDNKPVKQYEMYQWLAQQLNVSITSDVEPGPGPRGSKRCDNSRLQNGGYKLKYPTFVEGYEAFIDSWSK; from the coding sequence ATGCAAACGCTTTTACTCGGCTACGGAGACATCGCGCAACGTACCGGACGTTTATTGGTTGCAGAAGGTCATCGTGTCACCGGACTTTGCCGCCACCCCGACAACAAGCCGGTTATTGACGGCGTGCAACTTGTTGCTGGTGACTATGATAACGAGCAGGACTTACGGCAGTTATTCGACACTCAATGGGATGCTGTTGTCGTTACTCTGACGCCTTCGAGCTCAGGCTCACAACGCTACCACGATGGCTACGTCGTGCCTTGTAGGCACTTGCAGCAAGTATTGGCACAAAGTGGGCAACAGCCTTACATTATTTATGTGTCCAGTACCGGTGTTTATGCTCAGGAAAATGGCGAGTGGATAGATGAAACCAGTGAAACAGCTCCGACGTCAGAGTCTGGCAAAGCGTTGTTACAGGCTGAGTCGTTAATTGGGTCATTGCCGACCCAAACCACGATATTGCGTTGCAGCGGTATTTACGGCAAAGGTCGGGACTATTTATTAAAACAACTGATTGCCGGCAACATGAGTTTACGTGACAGCTGGACGAATCGAATTCATCAAGACGATGTCGCTGGGTTTATTCATGCGTTATTAACCGATATTGAAAATCCACAGCCACTCTACCTTGTCAGTGATAATAAACCCGTTAAACAGTACGAAATGTATCAATGGTTAGCGCAGCAACTTAACGTCAGCATTACCTCTGATGTTGAACCCGGCCCGGGTCCCAGAGGCTCAAAGCGCTGTGACAATAGCCGCTTACAAAATGGCGGCTATAAACTTAAGTACCCGACGTTTGTTGAAGGCTACGAGGCCTTTATTGACAGTTGGTCGAAGTAA